One Methylocystis iwaonis genomic window, GGCGCCGGCGCTGGTCGGTCCCTTCGCGCTGCGCGACGGCGAGCCGGGCTTGCTCTACACGCGTCCGGTTTTCACGGAAGGATCGCCGGGCCCCGGCGCCAAGCCCGCTTTCGTCGGCTTGACCGTCGAGGCGGGCCCCAACATCGAATGCAAGCTCGGGCTGTGCGAGCCCCGCCCGAAATACCGCATGGCGATGAAGATTTTCGTCGATCAGCAATATCGCGGGATGTTGCGCGGCGATCCGAACCTCTTCGACGCCGCCGCGCAGCCGGCGCTCGGCGCCATACGTTTCCCCGGCGTGCGGATCGAGCTTGCCGCGCTGCCGTCGGACGGATGGAGCCAGGACTCGCCAAATCGCTGGATGATCCGTGGGCTCGCGCTTCTTCTTTCCCTGTTTTGTGGAACGGTGGCCTTCGTCTGGCTGCGCGGCGCGACGGGCTTGCCGCTCGGCAGCCGCCTTTGGGCCTTCGGGGCGTCGGCTTCCGTCTTTCTGGTTCTCCTCGGGCTCGCCACGATCCTCGATCGGCTGGAAGTGAGCCGCGCAGCCGGCGCCTCGCGCGACGCCATGCAGAAAGAGCTCGCGCTCGTCACCAGCCGTGCGACGCGCGACGTGACGGAAGAATTGTCGGTCAGCAGCAATCTGTCGGCCTTTGTCTCGGCGCATCCGGACTTCTCCGAGGCCGAGTTCCGCCAGTTCGCCCAGCGGCTCCGGCGCGCGAACCCCGACCTCATGTCGATTCGTCTGGCGCGCGGCGGCAAGATCAGCCAGGTCGAACCCGCGGACTCGATCGACCAGGCGCTGATCGGCCATGATCTGGCGCATTCCGCCGCCGACGCCGCCGCCAATCAGCGCGCCATAGAGACGGGAATCCCCGTGTTCTCAGGCCCGGTGAACATGCCCAATGGCGATCAGGCGTTCCTCTATCGGCGGCCCGTGTTCCTGGGAGATCAGCGGCCGTCCGCCGACAATTTCTGGGGCTTCTCCACGGTGCTGATCGACCGCAAGGCGCTCGTCTGCCATCTGGGGATTTGCGCCGATGCGCAGAAATACCGCTTCGCCATGCGCCTGGAGCAGGACGGCGCGCCGCAACCGGCTTTCCAGGGCGATCAGAAGCTCTTCGACGAGGGGTCGGACGCGCTGGCGACGGCAGTGCGCCTGCCGGGCGCGCAAATCGACATCGCCGCCGTTCCGTTCGAGGGCTGGTCGGGCGGCGCCGACCGCCGCTGGCTGATCTGGACTCTGGCGATCCCCTTCGCCTTCGCATCCGCCGGCGGGTTGCTGTTCGTCTTTGCCCGCTGGCCGGAGGCGAGCTTGCGCGTCTTGGTCGGATTAGCGGCCGTCGCCGGCGGCAATATTCTGGCTTATCTCGCGCCCGACATCGAATCGCTGGTGCGGTCGACAGGGCTCGGCGTCGAGAAGGCTGTCTGGC contains:
- a CDS encoding mechanosensitive ion channel domain-containing protein gives rise to the protein MDKQNVVRQSRTTSLWQPALAALAVALAVIVAAVVAERIDRNNWLEKQREDAVVELEAMSSGATRDLTQKVAVVQGLSALVGANPNIDQQAFANYIRPFIRENPDLRRVFLVKNGKVARIEPYTENRAAIDRIETHILASEPAIARAIEKGAPALVGPFALRDGEPGLLYTRPVFTEGSPGPGAKPAFVGLTVEAGPNIECKLGLCEPRPKYRMAMKIFVDQQYRGMLRGDPNLFDAAAQPALGAIRFPGVRIELAALPSDGWSQDSPNRWMIRGLALLLSLFCGTVAFVWLRGATGLPLGSRLWAFGASASVFLVLLGLATILDRLEVSRAAGASRDAMQKELALVTSRATRDVTEELSVSSNLSAFVSAHPDFSEAEFRQFAQRLRRANPDLMSIRLARGGKISQVEPADSIDQALIGHDLAHSAADAAANQRAIETGIPVFSGPVNMPNGDQAFLYRRPVFLGDQRPSADNFWGFSTVLIDRKALVCHLGICADAQKYRFAMRLEQDGAPQPAFQGDQKLFDEGSDALATAVRLPGAQIDIAAVPFEGWSGGADRRWLIWTLAIPFAFASAGGLLFVFARWPEASLRVLVGLAAVAGGNILAYLAPDIESLVRSTGLGVEKAVWPSIVAWIAFSCAYTFNSWLEGHVWKQVADAADPQRAPAILRSIVSFLIYGVALLWAGHFLFGLDLQGVGLTSGVVGIVVGLAIQKLILDFFAGVMIGMEKPFVLGDWIELSKGEIRGMVTEMTWRTTTIRTTAPDYVMVPNSVLAGATIVNRSRPASWSESTIIISTFAGVPTAHVRKALEEAIAAALPHIDNISRERAPRVDVYDSKEGQIQYILRFYVHFGLKSDAPAKSALLAAIQAAFVAHDIEFAWGRTGRPEKKTPTLNGDGAMKPVGAFELG